A genomic stretch from Vulpes lagopus strain Blue_001 chromosome 11, ASM1834538v1, whole genome shotgun sequence includes:
- the CD248 gene encoding endosialin gives MLLRLLLAWAAAAPTLGQAPWAAEPRAICGPGSCYALFPRRRTFLEAWRACRELGGDLATPRTPEEAQRVDSLVGPGPASRLLWIGLQRQARQCQPQRPLRGFTWTTGDQDTAFTNWAQPATGGPCPAQRCAALEASGEHRWLEGSCTLAVDGYLCQFGFEGSCPALLDEAGQAGPAVYTTPFHLVSTEFEWLPFGSVAAVPCQAGREASLLCVKQPEGGVGWSRAGPLCPGTGCGPDNGGCEHECVEEVDGRVSCRCTEGFRLAADGHSCEDPCAHAPCEQQCEPGGPQGYSCHCRLGFRPAEDEPHRCVDTDECQIAGVCQQMCVNYVGGFECYCREGHELEADGISCSPAGAMGARASQDLGDELLDDGDDEEDEHEAWETFDGSWTEVPGIPWMEATQLPDFGLAYRPSFPEDREHQMPYLDPTWPPPLSAPRVPYHSSVLSVTRPVVVSATRPTLPSAHRPSIISATHPPLAPAPEPPMIPDKHPALPPDHQFPMISANHPDLSSAYQPPIISATHPAWPPAHQPPVISAKHPQLSPGHQSPVFPDTQVTDTQTTTHLPQIPANHTPLVTTPNSHQSLVTPDVLDLKGQATHLPLTSTVQPPLTTTPRPPVLPAHQVPVPAATQPPGLHTTLTSEPPGSPTNHTSLTSPTHPHSKPSQVPREGAHDSKVAPWLPSAAPTALGEASMAGHSRRDDRWLLVALLVPTCVFLVVLLALGIVYCTRCGPHAPNKRVTDCYRWVTQAGSKGPTESMPHRGSLTGVQTCRTSV, from the coding sequence ATGCTGCTGCGCCTGCTGTTGGCCTGGGCGGCCGCGGCGCCCACACTGGGCCAGGCCCCCTGGGCGGCCGAGCCCCGGGCCATCTGTGGCCCGGGCAGCTGCTACGCACTCTTCCCTCGGCGCCGCACCTTCCTGGAAGCCTGGCGGGCCTGCCGCGAGTTGGGGGGCGACCTGGCCACGCCGCGGACCCCCGAGGAAGCCCAACGTGTGGACAGCCTGGTGGGCCCCGGCCCCGCCAGCCGGCTGCTGTGGATCGGCCTGCAGCGGCAGGCCCGGCAATGCCAACCACAGCGCCCGCTGCGCGGCTTCACGTGGACCACGGGAGACCAGGACACGGCCTTCACCAACTGGGCCCAGCCGGCCACGGGGGGGCCCTGCCCGGCCCAGCGCTGCGCTGCCCTTGAGGCCAGCGGTGAGCATCGCTGGCTCGAGGGCTCGTGCACGCTGGCCGTCGACGGCTACCTGTGCCAGTTCGGCTTCGAGGGCTCCTGCCCAGCGTTGCTCGATGAGGCGGGCCAGGCGGGCCCGGCGGTCTACACCACGCCCTTCCACCTGGTCTCCACCGAGTTTGAGTGGCTGCCCTTCGGCTCCGTGGCTGCTGTGCCGTGCCAGGCTGGCAGAGAAGCCTCCCTGCTCTGTGTGAAGCAGCCTGAGGGGGGCGTGGGCTGGTCTCGGGCCGGGCCCTTGTGCCCAGGTACCGGCTGTGGCCCGGACAACGGGGGCTGCGAACACGAGTGTGTGGAGGAGGTGGACGGTCGTGTTTCCTGTCGCTGCACCGAGGGCTTCCGGCTGGCAGCAGACGGGCACAGCTGCGAGGACCCCTGTGCCCATGCCCCGTGTGAGCAACAGTGTGAGCCTGGTGGGCCACAGGGCTACAGCTGCCACTGTCGCCTGGGTTTCCGGCCAGCCGAGGATGAGCCGCACCGCTGCGTGGACACAGATGAGTGCCAGATCGCCGGCGTGTGCCAGCAGATGTGTGTCAACTATGTCGGTGGCTTTGAGTGCTACTGCAGGGAGGGCCACGAGCTTGAGGCTGACGGCATCAGCTGCAGCCCCGCGGGGGCCATGGGTGCTCGGGCTTCCCAGGACCTCGGGGATGAGTTGCTGGATGACGGGGATGATGAAGAGGATGAACATGAGGCCTGGGAGACCTTTGATGGTAGCTGGACGGAGGTGCCTGGGATCCCATGGATGGAGGCCACGCAGCTGCCCGACTTTGGCCTGGCCTATAGACCCAGTTTCCCAGAGGACAGAGAGCATCAGATGCCCTACCTGGACCCCACCTGGCCACCCCCACTTAGTGCTCCCAGGGTCCCCTACCACTCCTCAGTGCTCTCTGTCACCCGACCCGTGGTGGTCTCTGCCACACGCCCCACATTGCCTTCTGCCCACCGACCCTCTATCATCTCTGCCACACAcccacccctggcccctgcccctgagccccccaTGATCCCTGACAAGCATCCAGCTTTGCCTCCTGACCACCAGTTCCCCATGATCTCAGCCAACCATCCGGATCTGTCCTCTGCCTACCAACCCCCCATTATCTCTGCCACTCACCCAGCATGGCCCCCTGCCCACCAGCCCCCAGTTATCTCTGCCAAACACCCTCAACTGTCCCCTGGCCATCAGTCCCCTGTGTTTCCAGACACCCAGGTCACTGATACCCAGACCACCACTCATCTGCCTCAAATCCCTGCTAACCACACTCCTCTGGTTACCACTCCCAATTCCCATCAATCCCTTGTAACCCCAGATGTCCTGGACCTCAAAGGCCAGGCCACCCACCTTCCCCTTACCTCAACTGTCCAGCCCCCTCTGACCACTACTCCCAGACCTCCTGTGCTCCCTGCCCACCAAGTCCCTGTGCCTGCTGCCacccagcccccaggcctccaCACTACCCTCACCTCAGAGCCCCCTGGGAGCCCCACTAACCATACCTCACTAACCAGCCCTACACACCCCCATTCCAAACCCTCACAAGTCCCAAGGGAGGGTGCCCATGATTCCAAGGTGGCCCCATGGCTGCCCTCAGCAGCCCCCACAGCCCTGGGGGAGGCCAGTATGGCAGGCCACAGCCGGAGGGATGACCGGTGGCTGCTGGTGGCACTCCTGGTGCCAACATGTGTCTTCTTGGTGGTCCTACTCGCACTGGGCATCGTGTACTGCACCCGCTGTGGCCCCCATGCACCCAACAAGCGAGTTACCGACTGCTATCGCTGGGTCACCCAGGCTGGGAGCAAGGGCCCAACAGAATCAATGCCCCACCGGGGCAGCCTCACAGGGGTGCAGACCTGCAGAACCAGCGTGTGA